In Aestuariirhabdus haliotis, a single genomic region encodes these proteins:
- a CDS encoding TRAP transporter small permease subunit — protein sequence MTQTDSSAAVASNNSSGGLVTPVVRILAGFIVTMALLFLFNNYLTFWRDWPGVMALFAHLNESARTPLADEGLKLGWTQLIIYIVGLLAMAGFVLKTPQRSLRTDAQLWSDFAAYIVRAAFWTVVMVGLVDSLISFMRIEGFLEAMVGSELSKELGRPQFRGTYVHYPLMLVAFVLAGFIRTLGFTWLALLVVLAEFQIVLSRFVFSYEQAFMGDLVRFWYAALFLFASAYTLIHDGHVRVDVLYARFDHRVKAWANIGGLTLLGLPLCWVILTTGMWSKGSSINSPLLSFEITQSGYGLYVKYLMVGFLVVFALSMIVQFASYLLSNVADLREEDEEGDEHGMRVQSNQSDDGLTIASN from the coding sequence AACCCCGGTTGTACGCATATTGGCCGGCTTCATCGTTACGATGGCGTTGCTCTTTCTCTTTAATAATTACCTCACCTTCTGGCGCGACTGGCCGGGTGTTATGGCATTGTTTGCGCATTTGAACGAGAGCGCCAGAACCCCGCTTGCCGATGAAGGGCTGAAGCTGGGCTGGACCCAGTTGATTATTTATATCGTCGGCCTGCTCGCTATGGCGGGATTTGTGCTTAAAACCCCTCAGCGCTCATTACGCACCGATGCCCAGCTCTGGTCCGATTTTGCCGCTTATATCGTTCGCGCCGCCTTCTGGACCGTAGTGATGGTCGGCCTGGTCGATAGCCTGATCTCCTTCATGCGCATCGAAGGTTTCCTCGAGGCCATGGTCGGTTCCGAGCTAAGTAAGGAGTTGGGTCGTCCTCAGTTCCGCGGCACCTACGTGCACTATCCCTTGATGCTGGTGGCATTTGTGCTCGCTGGCTTTATTCGCACCCTCGGTTTTACCTGGTTGGCACTGCTGGTTGTGCTGGCGGAATTTCAGATTGTTCTGTCACGGTTTGTATTCTCCTATGAGCAGGCCTTTATGGGTGATCTGGTGCGCTTCTGGTACGCCGCTCTGTTTCTGTTCGCCAGTGCCTATACCCTTATTCATGACGGCCATGTTCGGGTCGATGTGCTCTATGCCCGTTTCGACCATCGGGTCAAAGCCTGGGCCAATATAGGTGGCTTAACGCTGCTGGGTTTGCCCCTGTGCTGGGTGATTTTGACCACGGGTATGTGGAGTAAGGGCAGTAGCATTAATAGCCCTTTGCTCAGTTTTGAAATCACCCAAAGCGGTTATGGCCTGTACGTCAAATATCTGATGGTGGGCTTTTTAGTAGTGTTCGCTCTGTCCATGATTGTGCAGTTTGCCAGTTATCTGTTGAGCAACGTTGCAGACCTTCGAGAAGAAGACGAAGAGGGCGATGAACACGGTATGCGTGTGCAATCGAACCAGTCCGATGATGGCCTGACCATCGCGTCCAACTAA
- a CDS encoding TRAP transporter large permease, whose protein sequence is MELVFLAILVLLMVVALTSGFPVAFSLPGSAILSIGLAAGCGYLFAGDTSAYFAQGGPVQWLSAGVTNFRSLYWDVERDTLIAIPLFIFMGIMLQRSKIAEDLLVAMAQLFGPVPGGLGISVVLVGALLAATTGIVGATVIAMGLISLPAMLRNNYSHSLATGTICASGTLGQIIPPSIVLIILADQLSSAADQASTIRKQLYKDATGEYSMPSVFDITSASAGDMFMGALIPGLILVGLYVGYILIVALVKPKMAPPVPYEGNYDRQFAKRVLLALIPPLTLIFVVLGSIIMGVATVNQAGAIGAVGAMIMGGYRLTEGKSSSYYPAILGIGSTLVLIVILSLYTLNIKNIGDNMVGIVLAAIAVTGLLAAVGWSAIRAYRIENTLNEVMIETAKTTSMVFIILIGAAMLTSAFRGFGGEELVKHFLTGLPGGFWTQFIVVMLVIFILGFFLDFIEIAVVVVPIVAPILLADPGANVTAVWLGVMVGLNIQTSFLTPPFGFALFYLRGVAPKIVKTLSIYKGAIAFIGLQLLALVIAGFYPSLVNYLPNRTYLTSENAPPPMNPRLQMCLEEQLFEVYDLEGDRLRASIKELQSADLSALPKQWQQSMTDSGKSAAATFDLVAKVREAEANVLNFTPDYAPLHSEVRRTQSSIRVVDKQIKGWQEALSRLTRDDEPNQAEMDNIKAKLAELESYKQELESEIPAEWKASREQFVALKKAEKIARNKYRSNVDAAYEPLMNLQQVLADTENLSALEGELMGLVDVINSEDNKAAMETIKLTESNLGAIKDASKIKSKFSKARRALKGDTPKRDKALKLHAEGMALFHAEVKWRRHAAEQVGPVLASYDEAIAYSIGLRLQKRMTLDQAKAVARCQSVHRDISLNF, encoded by the coding sequence ATGGAGCTCGTTTTTTTAGCCATACTCGTGCTACTGATGGTCGTCGCATTGACCTCGGGATTCCCGGTAGCGTTTTCTTTACCCGGTTCCGCGATCCTGAGTATTGGACTCGCGGCAGGCTGTGGTTATCTATTTGCTGGCGATACCAGTGCTTATTTTGCCCAGGGAGGGCCCGTACAGTGGCTCAGTGCCGGGGTCACTAACTTCCGCAGTCTTTACTGGGATGTCGAACGAGACACCCTGATTGCCATTCCGTTGTTTATCTTTATGGGCATCATGCTGCAGCGCTCCAAGATTGCTGAGGACCTGCTGGTGGCCATGGCCCAGCTGTTTGGCCCGGTGCCTGGTGGTCTGGGGATCTCGGTAGTGTTGGTGGGCGCGCTGTTGGCGGCAACGACCGGTATTGTCGGAGCTACGGTGATCGCCATGGGCTTGATCTCGCTACCGGCGATGCTGCGCAACAACTACAGTCATTCGCTGGCTACCGGTACCATCTGTGCCTCGGGTACATTGGGGCAAATCATACCGCCCTCAATCGTTTTGATTATTCTGGCAGACCAGCTATCCAGCGCCGCCGACCAGGCGAGTACCATTCGTAAACAGCTGTACAAGGATGCCACCGGTGAATATTCCATGCCGTCGGTGTTTGATATTACCTCGGCCAGCGCTGGTGACATGTTTATGGGGGCGTTGATCCCCGGATTGATCCTGGTTGGTCTCTATGTCGGTTATATCCTGATCGTGGCCCTGGTGAAGCCGAAAATGGCGCCACCCGTGCCTTATGAGGGTAACTATGACCGTCAGTTCGCCAAGCGAGTCCTGCTGGCCCTGATTCCGCCCCTGACGCTGATCTTTGTTGTGCTGGGTTCCATTATCATGGGGGTTGCCACGGTTAACCAGGCTGGAGCTATCGGTGCTGTGGGTGCCATGATTATGGGGGGCTATCGCCTCACCGAGGGCAAGAGTAGTTCTTACTACCCGGCGATTTTGGGCATAGGTTCGACCCTGGTTTTGATCGTAATTCTCAGCCTGTATACCCTCAATATTAAAAATATTGGCGATAACATGGTTGGTATCGTACTCGCGGCGATCGCGGTCACGGGGCTATTGGCGGCAGTAGGCTGGAGTGCTATTCGCGCCTATCGAATCGAGAATACGCTGAACGAAGTCATGATCGAAACAGCGAAAACCACCTCGATGGTGTTTATCATCCTGATCGGTGCGGCCATGTTGACCTCGGCCTTCCGCGGCTTCGGTGGGGAAGAACTGGTTAAGCATTTCCTGACCGGTTTGCCCGGCGGTTTCTGGACTCAGTTTATCGTCGTCATGCTGGTTATTTTTATACTGGGTTTCTTCCTCGATTTTATCGAGATTGCTGTCGTGGTCGTGCCCATCGTTGCCCCCATTCTGCTGGCTGACCCCGGCGCTAACGTCACCGCGGTTTGGCTGGGTGTTATGGTAGGGCTTAATATCCAGACCTCATTCCTGACGCCACCCTTTGGTTTTGCGCTCTTTTATCTGCGCGGAGTGGCGCCGAAGATTGTCAAAACCCTGTCTATTTATAAGGGAGCCATCGCTTTTATTGGTTTGCAGTTGCTGGCGCTGGTGATTGCCGGTTTCTACCCAAGTCTGGTGAACTACCTGCCAAATCGTACGTACCTGACCTCGGAAAATGCGCCGCCACCGATGAATCCGCGTTTGCAGATGTGTCTGGAAGAGCAGCTGTTTGAAGTCTACGACCTTGAGGGGGATCGCCTGCGGGCCAGCATCAAAGAGCTGCAAAGTGCCGATCTCAGTGCCTTGCCAAAGCAATGGCAGCAATCGATGACGGACAGCGGCAAGAGTGCGGCGGCCACCTTTGATCTGGTTGCCAAAGTACGGGAAGCCGAAGCCAATGTGCTCAATTTCACTCCGGACTACGCACCGCTGCACAGCGAAGTTCGTCGTACGCAATCCAGCATTCGAGTGGTGGACAAGCAGATCAAAGGCTGGCAGGAAGCACTGTCCCGTTTGACTCGGGACGATGAGCCCAATCAGGCCGAGATGGATAACATCAAAGCCAAACTGGCGGAGCTGGAAAGCTACAAGCAGGAACTTGAAAGCGAGATACCTGCAGAGTGGAAAGCTTCCCGTGAACAGTTTGTAGCTTTGAAGAAAGCGGAGAAAATTGCCCGTAACAAGTACCGCAGCAATGTGGACGCAGCTTACGAGCCGTTGATGAACCTGCAGCAGGTGCTGGCTGATACCGAGAACCTGAGCGCGCTGGAAGGCGAGTTGATGGGGCTGGTGGATGTTATCAATAGTGAGGATAACAAAGCCGCCATGGAAACCATCAAGCTGACCGAAAGCAATCTGGGTGCGATCAAGGATGCGAGTAAGATCAAGTCCAAGTTCTCCAAGGCGCGCCGTGCGCTCAAGGGGGATACTCCGAAGCGAGACAAGGCACTGAAGTTGCACGCTGAGGGTATGGCGTTGTTCCATGCTGAAGTGAAGTGGCGTCGACACGCCGCCGAGCAAGTCGGCCCAGTGCTGGCCAGCTACGATGAGGCCATTGCCTACTCCATTGGTTTGCGTTTGCAAAAACGCATGACACTGGACCAGGCGAAAGCGGTCGCTCGTTGCCAGTCAGTGCATCGTGATATTTCGTTGAACTTCTAA
- a CDS encoding LysE family translocator, which translates to MSPESALTFFIAIFIFGITPGPGVFAILARAISEGAANCFTLALGMAISDIIYLILACFGLAAIAEHWGGLFLVIRFVGAAYLIYLGWMMWRQPVELAIGDLQRKRQHGMSFVQGFLISASNPKVILFYIAFLPTFMDLGSLTQTDIALASGLTLIGLMLGLMLIALSAAQARRYFRSERAMKGLNRVAGSIMAAAGGYLIVRS; encoded by the coding sequence GTGTCCCCCGAAAGCGCCTTAACGTTTTTTATCGCCATTTTTATTTTCGGTATTACCCCGGGTCCCGGGGTATTTGCCATTCTGGCCAGAGCCATAAGTGAAGGCGCGGCCAACTGTTTTACTCTGGCACTCGGCATGGCGATCAGCGATATCATCTATCTGATTCTGGCCTGTTTTGGTCTGGCGGCGATTGCCGAACACTGGGGCGGACTCTTTCTGGTTATCCGTTTTGTGGGAGCGGCGTATCTGATCTATCTGGGCTGGATGATGTGGCGTCAGCCGGTCGAACTGGCGATCGGTGATTTACAGCGCAAGCGTCAACACGGCATGAGCTTTGTACAGGGCTTTTTAATCTCGGCGTCCAACCCCAAGGTGATTCTGTTTTATATTGCTTTCTTGCCCACCTTTATGGACCTGGGCAGTCTGACCCAGACCGATATTGCCCTGGCCTCCGGGCTGACCCTGATCGGGCTGATGCTGGGACTGATGCTGATCGCATTGAGTGCGGCTCAGGCGCGACGTTATTTCCGCTCCGAACGCGCGATGAAGGGATTGAACCGGGTAGCCGGCAGCATTATGGCCGCCGCCGGCGGTTATCTGATCGTCCGATCATGA
- a CDS encoding succinylglutamate desuccinylase/aspartoacylase family protein: MPFISSHYSHLSRFSVRILLALLCFSTTATRALADTDAPLGSAGLDKPEATVEAASETKAKPVSAPDGPQQNPPTAKAPTPEPIKDQVQPRAEQDQSFRIMDKEFAPGTRDTVTWPVSINSVEFRVPVVVAHGARKGPVMCMTAALHGDELNGIEIARQVIYGLEPESLAGTVVAVPIVNMEGFMKQQRYMADRRDLNRFFPGNPDGVTPARYAHGLFQNVIVHCDGLIDLHTGSYYRTNLPQLRADLRNDSVAKMVALFGGMTVLQSEGNPGMLRNAAVDAGIPAVTMEVGGPLSLEPEAVEFGVKAIKTFFGELGMTRSFSFWSTPQPVFYESEWVMSDYSGILLARVKLGDKVKENEVIGEVINPVTNSSRDVIAPYPGTVLGMAVNQFVSPGYVIFRIGKQRTEDELREDALKVGDQPRSTSKELDQMADREGESD; the protein is encoded by the coding sequence GTGCCCTTTATTTCTTCGCACTATTCGCATCTATCCCGCTTTTCTGTTCGCATTCTGCTAGCACTGCTGTGCTTCTCGACCACGGCTACCAGGGCTCTGGCTGACACCGATGCTCCCCTGGGTAGCGCGGGGCTGGATAAGCCGGAGGCCACGGTTGAGGCGGCATCAGAAACAAAAGCAAAGCCCGTATCGGCACCGGACGGGCCTCAGCAGAATCCACCAACAGCAAAAGCTCCCACGCCTGAGCCGATCAAAGACCAGGTGCAACCCAGGGCCGAGCAGGATCAGTCGTTTCGTATCATGGACAAGGAGTTTGCCCCGGGCACGCGGGATACCGTGACCTGGCCGGTATCGATCAACAGTGTCGAATTTCGTGTGCCGGTGGTGGTGGCCCATGGTGCGCGCAAAGGCCCTGTCATGTGCATGACGGCGGCGCTGCATGGGGATGAACTGAACGGCATCGAGATCGCCCGGCAGGTGATCTATGGCCTGGAGCCCGAATCCCTGGCCGGTACGGTAGTTGCTGTACCCATCGTGAATATGGAAGGGTTTATGAAGCAGCAACGCTACATGGCCGACCGCCGCGACCTGAATCGGTTTTTCCCCGGTAATCCCGATGGGGTGACGCCGGCGCGCTACGCCCATGGCCTGTTTCAGAACGTGATTGTGCACTGTGATGGGCTGATCGATCTGCACACCGGTTCTTACTACCGCACTAACTTGCCTCAGTTGAGGGCGGATCTGCGTAATGATTCGGTGGCCAAGATGGTCGCATTATTTGGCGGCATGACGGTTTTGCAGAGTGAGGGCAATCCCGGCATGTTGCGCAATGCCGCCGTGGATGCGGGCATTCCAGCGGTGACCATGGAAGTGGGAGGACCTTTGAGCCTGGAGCCCGAAGCTGTTGAGTTCGGTGTTAAGGCGATAAAGACTTTCTTTGGCGAGCTGGGTATGACCCGCAGCTTCAGTTTTTGGAGCACCCCGCAACCGGTATTTTATGAATCGGAATGGGTGATGTCGGACTACAGCGGCATTCTTCTGGCGAGGGTAAAGTTGGGGGATAAGGTGAAGGAGAATGAGGTCATAGGTGAGGTGATCAATCCGGTCACCAACTCCAGTCGTGACGTTATCGCACCCTATCCGGGTACCGTATTGGGTATGGCGGTTAACCAGTTTGTCAGCCCGGGTTACGTCATTTTCCGTATCGGTAAACAGCGTACCGAGGATGAGCTCCGTGAAGATGCCTTGAAAGTAGGAGACCAGCCCAGGTCTACTTCCAAGGAGCTCGACCAGATGGCCGACAGAGAGGGCGAGAGTGACTGA